The stretch of DNA ACTGGTGCACGGGCGTCACGCCGCCCACGCTCGCGTAATCCTCGACGCTGACGTGCCCGGCGAGATTGACGCTGTTGGCGAGGATCACGTGGTCGCCCAGGCGGCAGTTGTGAGCGACGTGGGTGTAGGCCATCAGCAGGCAACCGACCCCGACCTGCGTCTCGCTGCCCGCGCCCGTGCCCGGGTTCAGCGTGGCGTACTCGCGGATCACGCAGCCCTCGCCGATGACGAGGCGGGTCGCCTCGCCGCGGAACTTGAGATCCTGGGGCGGGCTGCCGAGGACGGCGCCCTGGAAGACGCGGCAGTTCGGCCCGAGGCGCACGCTGGCTTCGATCCGCACGTGGCTGCCGATCTCGCAGCCGTCGCCGATCTCGGCGCCGGCCAGGATGATGCTGAACGGCCCGACGCTGACGCCCGCGCCCAGGCGTGCGCCCGCCTCGACGATGGCACTGGGGTGGATCGCGCCGCCCTGGCCGCTGCTCTCGCTGATGCGTTTGCTCATGCTCAGGGCCGCCTTCACTTCACCGGGGGATGACCTGGGCCATCAGTTCCGCCTCCGCGACGAGCTGGCCATCCACGAAGGCCTCGCCGCGCATCTTGCAGCCGCTCTTGCGCAGCCGCAGCATCGTCAACTCGAAGCGCAGCTGGTCCCCCGGCAGCACCGGGCGCCGGAAGCGCGCGCCGTCGATGCCGAGGAAGTACACGAGCTTGCCGGTGGGATTGTCCACCGTCGACAGCAGCAGGATGCCGCCCGTCTGCGCCATCGCCTCCAGGATCAGGACCGCCGGGAAGATCGGATGGTCGGGGAAGTGGCCGTTGAAGAAGGGTTCGTTGATCGTGACGTTCTTGATGCCGACCACCCGCTCCCCATCGACCATCTCGACCAGGCGGTCGACGAGCAGGAACGGGTAGCGGTGCGGCATGATCCGCATGATGTCGCGGATGTTCCACGCCAGCGGGGCGTCGCCGATGTAGGTGCGGTCGGCCCGCGCCGCCGCGCTCGCGAGCAGGCGGGCGAACTTGCCGTTGGACATGTGCCCGCTGCGGTGGCTGATGATGTGCCCCTTGATCGGCTGCCCGACGAGCGTGAGGTCGCCCAGGAGATCGAGGATCTTGTGGCGGACGAACTCGTTGGGGAAGCGCAAGGGGGTCTCGTTCATGATCCCCTGCGCGCCGACGACGATGGCGTTGTCCATCGTGCCACCCTTGATCAGACCCTGGGCGCGCAGGCGCTCGACGTCGTCCCAGAGCACGAAGGTGCGCGCAGCGGCGAGCTCCTCCTCGAAGATCTGGGGCGTGATATCGAAGGAGGCGTACTGGGTGCCCAGCACCGGCTCGTCGTACTTGATCGTGAAGCTGATGCGAAAACCGTCATAGGGCAGCGCGAGCAGCTCGATCTCGTTCTCCACCAGGCTGATCGGCTGCTTGACCTCGAAGTAGCGGACCGGCGCGCCCTGGCCGACGATGCCCGCCTCCTTGATCCGGCGCACGTAGTCCTCGCAGCTGCCGGTCGGCGGCTCGGCCGGCTCGTTGCTGTCGAGCTCGACGATCACGTTGTCGACGCCCAGACCGGTCAGCGTGGCGAGCACGTGTTCCACCGTGTGGATGCTGTGCCCGTCGCGCGTCAGCGTTGTGTTGCGGAAGGCCTCGCTCACGGCCGGCGAGAAGTCGACGTGCACGGGGAACTCGACGGGCGGCGCCAGGTCGATGCGCCGGAAGACGATGCCGGTGTTCGGCGGCGCCGGCAGGAAGCGCATGCGCACGGGGTTGCCGGTGTGCAGTCCGATGCCGGCGTAGACGAGCTCGCGGGCGAGCGTGCGCTGCTGGCGGATCAAGGCCGCGGCTCCCGTCGCTCGGCGAGCTCCGCGCGGAGGCGCCCGAGCTCTTCTTCCAGCTCGCGCACGCGGCGCGCGAGCTCCGGCAGGCGGGCCAGGACCGCCTGCAACCGCATCGCCTGGTCGTGCGGGCGCGCCGGATAGCCGGAGACGGCCGTGCCCGCCTCGACCGACTTCGTGACGCCCGCCTTTTCGCCGACCTGGGCGCGATCGCCGATCTCGATGTGGCCGATGATGCCCGCCTGCCCGGCGATCTTGACGTTCTCGCCCACCCGCGTGCTGCCCGAGATGCCGACCTGGGCGACGACGATGCTGTTGCGGCCGATGCGCACGTTGTGCGCGATCTGCACGAGGTTGTCGATCTTGCAGCCCGCCTCGATGCGCGTGACGCCGGTGGTCGCGCGATCGATGCAGACGTTGGCGCCCAGCTCGACGTCGTCGCCGATCTCGACCCGGCCGATCTGCGGGATCTTCCGGTGCGCCGTGCCGTCCCAGGCGTAGCCGAAGCCGTCGGAGCCGACCACGGCCCCGGCGTGCACGATCACGCGACGGCCGAGCTGGCTGTCCTCGCGAACGGTGACGTTCGGGAAGATGAGACTGTCCTCGCCGATCGCCACGCGGGCGAGCACGACGGCGCCCGGCATCAGCACGACGCGCTCGCCGATCACGCAGTCCTCGCCGATGTGGACGAAGTCGCCCACGTGACAGCCCGCCCCCAGGCGTGCGCTGGCCGCCACGCGCGCCAGGTCGCTGACGCCGGGTGGGAAGGTGCCCCGCAGGGGTTGCGAGAAGAGCTGGATCGCCTTCAGGAAGCAGAGGTAGGGATCGTCCACGCGCACGGCCGGCAGGCCGTTCACCTCGGTCTGGCGCCCGACGATGAGCGCACTCGCCTGGGTGGCCTTGACGTAGCCCAGATAGCGGCCGTTGGCGAGGAAGCTGATCTGCCCCGGCTCGGCCTCGCGAATGCCCGCGATCCCGGTGATGAGCAGATCGGGATCGCCCTCGCAGTCCCCGCCGAGGGCCTCGGCGATGGCGCGCAGGCTGAGACGGCGGGCACTGTCGGCTCCCCTGGGCTCGTAGGTCAAGACCGCCCTCCTCCGGGCGTCAGCCTTTGGCATTGATGACCGCGGCGACCCGGGCGTCCAGACTGATCTCGGGGCGCCAGTACACTAGCACACCGTTGACGTCGAAGACCAGATCGTAGCCGTCCTCCTCGGCGATCTGCTTGACCGCCTGGCGGATCTTCTCGTAGATCGGCTCGCTCAGCTCCATGTTGCGCCGGGCCGCCTCGCCCTCCGGGCCGAACTTCTCCTGCTCGAACTGGTAGAGTTCGCCCTCCATCTGGGCGATCTCCGCCTGGCGCTCCTGCTGGGTCTCGGGCGTCATCATCAGACGCTGCACGGAGAAGTTCTCGCGCGCGGCGAGCAGCTCGTCGAGCATCTGCTTCTTCTGAGCCTGCCAGGCCTCGAGGTCCTTGTTGAAGATCTTCAGTGCCTCGGCGTAGCCCTCGTAGTTCTGGAACAGGCCCTGGACGTCCAGGACGCCCACCTTGAGATCGGCGCTCCGGGCGGCGCCCGGCAGGGCGGCCAGGAGGCAGGCGAGGCAGAGCGCGGACAGACGGCGCATGGCGGTTGCCCTCCCTAGAAATCGGTTCCCATCTTGAAGTGGAAGCGGCCGCGGTCCTCGCCGGCCGCCGGATCCCCCGGGTAGCCCCAGTCGAAGCCGAGCACCCCCATCAGCGGTATCTCGACGCGGGCGCCGAAGCCCAGCGAGCGCTTCAGCGTCGTGAAATCGGCCTCGGCCAGCGAATTCCAGGTGCCGCCGAAGTCGAAGAAGGGCGCCACGATCTGGACGTTGTTGCCCACGCCGAGCACCAGCTCGACGGTGCCCGTCGTCATCGCCCGGCCGCCGAGGAAGGCGCTGTTGCCGTAGGGCACCACCGAGGAGTCCTCGTATCCGCGCAGGGGATTCGTGCGGTTGCCGCCCAGGCGGAAGCGCTCCTGATCGGGCACCTGGCCCGGGTGCTCGAGGCCGTCCACGAGGCCCAGGGTCTGGTGGAAGCGCAGGACGAGGGGGCCCAGGGCGCGCTGGTACCAGGTGTAGTTCACGAGGTAGCGCTGGTAGTCGAGGTTGCCGCCCAGGACGCCCCCCGCGTACTGGGCGCTGAAGCGAGAGCGCGTGCCCAGGCGCGGCAGGAAGGGGCTGTCGGTGGAGTCCCGCCAGAAGCTGAAGGTCATGCTGCTCTCGACCTCGGGCCAGTCGCGCGCGGCCAGCGGGCCGCCGGCATCGAGGTAGGCCGGGCTGAAGTCGAAGAGGCGAATGCTCTCCAACCGGTAGGTCGCGCTCATCCGCGAATACTCCAGCCAGGGGAAGGGCCGCCCCGCGCCCAGCGAGAAACCCAGCTTCTCGTTCTTGTAGTAGTCGCGGTAGAGCTCGCTGCGGCTGCGGTAGACGTTGCCGCTCAGGGTGATCGGCCGGTCGCGGAACCAGGGCTCCGTGAAACCGACGTTGAACAGGTTCACCCGACTGCCGAACTCCCACTGGAAGCTGATCTGCTGGCCGCGGCCGCGGAAGTTGTCGGCGCCCACCTGCACGAAGCCCGTCACGCTGGTCGCCTCGCTGTAGGTGATGCCGGCGCCGAAATTGCCCGTCGAGCGCTCGACCACCTTGTAGACCAGGTCCACCTCGCCGGTCGCCGGGTCGCTGCGCGGCTCGAACTGGACGTCGTCGAAGAAGCGCAGCATGAAGATGTCCCGATGGCTGCGGATCACCTTCTCGCGGCTGAAGAGATCGCCCGGGAAGATCTTGATCTCGCGCCGGATCACCTTGTCCAGCGTGCGGTCGTTACCGGCGACGACGATCTCCCGCACGCGCGCCAGCGGCCCTTCGACGATCTCGAGGGTGAGGTCGACGCGCAGCTCCTGCAACTGCCGCTGGGGGCGCACCTGGTTGTAGAGGTAGCCCTGGTCGTAGAGGGCGGCCGAGATGCCGGCGACGGCGCGGTCGAGCGCCCAGCCGTCGAAGGGGCTGCCCGCCTGGAAGGGCAGGACGGCAGCGAGCGCCGAGTCGCCGAGGGCGCTGTTGCCGCGCCAGCGCAGGTCGCCGAAGCGGTAGCGCTCGCCTTCCTCGATGCGATAGGTGATCGTGACGTCGTCCTTCTTCGGCGTGAACTCGCGCCGCGTCTCCACCACCTTCGCATCCAGGAAGCCCGCCTGGTTGTAGGCCTCGGTCAGCCGGGCGACATCGACGGCGATGCTGTCCGGCTGGTAGGCGTTCGCGTTCCCCCAACTCCAGGGGATGAAGAGTCGCTTGGGCTTGCTGCCGACGACATCCCGCAGATCGCCGGCGGAGAAGTAGCGGTTGCCTTCGAAGCGGAGGTCGCTGAGCTTCGTCTTCTCGCCCTCGCTGAGCGTGAAGGTCACGGTGGCGGCGCCATCGCTCTCCGTCACCGCGCCGACGACTGCCGCGGCGTGGTAGCCCTTCTCCTGGCAGTGGGCGAGGATGGCGGTCTTCGCCTCCTCGAGCAGGTAGGGCCGCAGGTAGCTGCCCTGGGTGAGGCGGATCGCCCCTTCGAGGTCCTTCTGCTCGACGTGGTCCAGGCCCTCCCAGCGCAGGGCCGTGACCCGCGGGTGCTCCCGGACGCGCAACTCCAGCCACGCACCCCCGGGCCCGGCGGGCGTGGCGAGCACCTCGATCTGCGCGAAACGCCGGCTGCGCTGCAGTCGGCGGACGGCCTCGGCCAGCGCCTCCCGTTCGAGGGTGTCGCCCTTCGCCACTCCGAACTCGAGGGCGATCCGCTCGGCGGGAACGCTGCGCTCGCCGCTGACGCGCAGCGAGTCGACGGTGAACCGCTGCCCCCAGGCCGGGCTCGACCCCAGCGCGAGCGCCGCCGTGAAGAGGAGCAGGCGGAGCGCCATGACTCGTCGCAGCATCGTCACCCGTACGCGCGAGGGAGGAAACCCAAAAAAACGGCTCCCGCAGGAGCCGTAACTCGGAGAGAATCTAGAAGATGGGCAAGACCTTGTAAAGCGCTTTCGCCTCAGTCGGCGCGCGTGGGCGCCGGGTCCGCGGGCGCCGGCTGCGGCCGACCGCCTTTCGCATCCCCCTGCGAGAAACGCAGTTCCCCTTCGAGAACGCCGACGACTACCGGCCGGTTGCGGCGCAGCTTGCCGGAGAGGATCTGCTCGGCGAGCGGGTTCTCCAGATAGCGCTGCAGCGCCCGCCGCAGGGGTCGCGCGCCGAGGCTGGGGTCGAAACCGCGGTCGATCAGCAGATCCTTCGCCGCGTCGTCGAGCAGGAAGCTGAAGCCCTGCTCGGCGAGGCGTGCCTGCAGGTCCCCGACCAGGATCTCGAGGATGCGGCTCATCTCCGGCCGGCCGAGGCTGTGGAAGACGACCATGTCGTCGATGCGGTTGAGGAACTCGGGGCTGAGGACCCGCTTGACCTCCTCCATGATCTTGCGCGCCATGTCCTGGTGCTCGCCCACGTCGCTGCGCAGCGAGAGGAAGCCCATCGTCTTGCTCTCCTTGAGCTGGCGCACGCCGAGGTTGCTCGTCATCAGGACGACGGTGTTCTTGAAGTCCACCGTGCGGCCGAAGCTGTCCGTGAGCTGACCGTCCTCGAGGATCTGCAAGAGGATGTTGAAGACGTCCGGGTGCGCCTTCTCGATCTCGTCGAGCAGGATCACCGAGTAGGGCTTGCGGCGCACCTTCTCGGTGAGGTAGCCGCCCTCGTCGTAGCCGACGTAGCCGGGCGGCGCGCCGATCAGGCGACTGACCGCGAACTTCTCCATGTACTCGGACATGTCGATGCGCAGGAGCTGATCCTCCGAGTCGAAGAGGAAGCGCGCGAGCTGGCGGGCGAGATGCGTCTTGCCGACGCCCGTCGGGCCGAGGAAGAGGAAGGAGCCGATCGGCCGCCGCGGATCGCGCAGGCCGGCCCGGTTGCGGCGGATCGCCGTCGCGATCGCGGCCACCGCCTCCGCCTGGCCGACCACGCGCTCGGCGAGCACCTCCTCCATGCGCAGCAGCTTCTCGCCCTCGCGCTCCTCGACGCTGGTGACGGGAATCCCCGTCATCTCGCTGATCACCTTGCAGATGTCCTCGACATCGACGACCGCCCGCTCCTCGCTGACGTTCTCCTCGACCTCGATGCGCAGGCTCTCGAGGCGGGCGCGCAGCTCCTTCTCCTTGTCGCGCAGGCGAGCGGCGCTCTCGAACTCCTGGCTCTGGATGGCGCTCTCCTTCTCCTGCTCGAGCCGCTCGACCTGGCGCTCCATCTCCACCAACTCCTTGGGGATGGCGCTCACGGCCAGGCGCGCCCGGGCGCCGGCCTCGTCGATGACGTCGAAGGCCTTGTCCGGCAGGAAGCGGTTGTTGATGTAGCGCTGAGCGAGTCGCACGGACTGCACGATCGCCTCGTCCGTGAAGGTGGCCTTGTGGTGGGCTTCGTACTTGTCGCGCAGCCCGCGAATGATCGCGATCGTCTCGTCCTCCGAGGGCGGATTGACGAGGACCATCTGGAAGCGGCGCTCCAGCGCGCCGTCCTTCTCGATGTGCTTGCGGTACTCGTCGAGCGTCGTGGCGCCGATGCACTGCATCTCGCCCCGGGCGAGGGCCGGCTTGAGCATGTTCGAGGCGTCGATGGCGCCCTCGGCGCCGCCCGCGCCGACGATCGTGTGCAGTTCGTCGATGAAGATGATGACGTCGCTCGATTCGCGGATCTCGTTGATCACGCTCTTGAGCCGCTCCTCGAACTGGCCGCGGTACTTGGTGCCGGCGACCACGCTCGCCAGGTCGAGCGTGCAGATGCGCTTGTCCTTGAGGATCTTGGGCACCTTGTTCTCGACGATGTGCTGCGCCAGCCCTTCGGCGATGGCCGTCTTGCCGACGCCGGGCTCGCCGATGAGCACGGGGTTGTTCTTCTTGCGGCGGCAGAGCACCTGGATGACGCGCTCGATCTCCTTGTCGCGGCCGATCACCGGGTCCAGCTTGCCTTCGGCGGCGTATTGCGTCAGGTCGCGCCCGAACTGATCGAGCGCGGGCGTCTCGCTCTTCTCGCGGCGCGGGCTCTTGCGCTGGCCGCCGCTGGCGCCGAGCAGCTTGAGGATCTCCTCGCGCACCTTCTTGCGGTCGGCGCCCAGGTCCAGCAGCACGCGGGCGGCGACACCCTCGCCCTCGCGAATGAGGCCGAGCAGCAGGTGCTCGGTGCCGACGTAGTTGTGGCCGAGCAAGCGCGCCTCTTCGACGGACAGCTCCAGCACGGTCTTGGCGCGCGGGGTGAAGGGGATCTCGCCGATCGTCACCGTACCGCCGGTCGCGGCGACCAGCTTCTCCACGGCGAGGCGGATCTGCTCGAAGTCCAGGCCCATCTTCTTGAGCACCTTCGCCGCGATGCCCTCGCCCTCGCGGACGATGCCCAGCAGCAGGTGCTCCGTGCCGATGTACTCGTGCTGGAGGCGGCTGGCCTCGTCCCGGGCGAGGAAGAGCACCTTGCGGACCCGCTCGGTGAACCGGTCGTTCATTGCCACCTATCCTTTCCGCTCGGCCTGTTCGCGATCGATCAACCAGCCGCGCAGCCACGCGGCCCGGCGCTCCTCGCGCGCCTCCCGCCCCAGGCTCTCGCCGGCGCTGAGCTGCAGGACCCCGTCGCCCACCGCGGCCCAGACGCCCTGAACCGTTTGATAGTCGATGCCGGGGATGATCCCGGCCAGGCAGCCCAGGCGCAGGGCACCCAGCAGTTCCCCGGCGGATTCGGCGCTCAGGCGCCGCCCGTAGCGGAGCCGCCCATAGGCGGTCCAGACCCTGTCCTCGAGCAAGCTCCGTGCCTCGGAAATCATTCTATCACGGGCTCTTGCCTCGAATTCCCCCAGCTTCAGGACGAGCTCGCCCACCCCGTCCAGCAGCTCGCTTTCGCTCTCGCCGAGGGTCCGTCCGTTCCGCAGCTCGAGCAGGGTTCCCGGTCCTTCCCCATCGCCCCTCAAGCGGGTGTCGCAGTGCAGGGCTGCCAATCCGCGCAGGAGCCGCGGCAGCTCCCGCTGCAGCGCGAGGACCGGCAGGTGGAGCAAGGCCCGGCACTCGAGGCCGGTACCCGCGCGCTCGGGCGAAGCGGTCAGGTAGCCGAATTCCTCCGAGAAGGCCAGCTCCAGCCGCTCCTCGAGCGCCGTGTCCAGGCTGTCCAGCTCGGCCCAGAGCGCCTCGGGCTGCCAGCCTTCCCGCCGGCTCTGGAGCAACAGGTGGTCGCCATCGCCGACGCGCACGCTGAGCCGGGGATCGGCGAGCAGCACGAGTCCCCGGCGGTCGCCGTTCCCCTGCGCCCGGCGCGGCAGGAGGCGCAGCTCGGCCAGGCAGTCCGCCTCGGTGGCGCTGAGCGCCTCGGCGTCCAGGAAGCGCGCGTCGCGACAGGGCTCGAGCTCGGCCAGGGCCGCGAAGAGGCGGGCGCGCAGCAGCTCCCGCTCGCTGCGGCCGAGCTGGTCGGGGAAGCGCTCGCGCAGGTTGCGCCGGAGCACGCAGAAGCCGCCGAGCACGGCGGGATGGCGCCGGGCCGGCTCGCCGGCGACCAGCTGCTGGAGGGTGCCCTCCAGGCCGGCGCTCATTCGCCGCCCTCCGCCAGCCGGGCGAGCGCCTGCTCGAGGTCGCGCATCTCGTCGCGCAGGCGGGCCGCCTCCTCGAAGCGCTCCTCGCCGACCGCCAGCTGGATGCGCTCCTTGACACCGACGATGCGCCGTCGGAGGTCGATCCGCCGGCCGAAGTTGCGGGGCATCTTGCCCCGGTGCGAATCGCCACCGTGATACTCGCGCAGCAGGCGGGTCATGTCCCCCATGAAGGTCTGGTAGCAGCGGGGGCAGCCGAGGCGGCGGCTCGCTTCGAAGTCGGCGAAGGTGAGGCCGCAGTCGGGGCAGGCGAGCGCCTCGTCCGCCTGCCGATCGTCGGCCAAGCGCCGGACGATCTCGCTCCAGAGGGCACGCGTGTCCAGGCGCTCGCCGCGCAGCTCTGCGCTCGGGACGCCGCGCGCGATGCCGCAGTCGGCGCACAGGAGCGCCGAGCGCCGGCCGCGGCCATCGACCTCCGTGAAGCGCAGGCTCGCCTCTCGCGCGCCGCAGCCCTCGCAGATCTCGCGCATCGACACGCACCTCCGCCGGCAATATAGGCAAGGCGGCCAGCGGCGGCCAGAGCCCCTAGTCCGGGCTGAGGCGTCCGTCCGCGAGACGCAGGCGGCGCGCCGCGCGCAGCGCCAGCGCTTGGTCGTGCGTGACGAGCAGCAGGCCCGCACCCGCCTCTGCGCACAATGCGAAGAGCAGTGTGGCCACTTCCAGGCCGGTACCGGCGTCGAGATTGCCGGTCGGCTCGTCGGCGAGGACGAGTCGCGGGCGCGCGATCAGGGCGCGGGCGACGGCCACGCGCTGCTGCTCGCCGCCAGAGAGCTCGCCGGGGCGGTGCTCGCTGCGGGCGCCGAGCCCGACCTGGGCCAGCAGCTCGCTCGCTCGCGCGCTGGCCGCAGCCCGGCGCGCGCCGCCGATCAGGGCGGGCAGCGCGACGTTCTCCAGCGCCGAGAACTCGGGCAGCAGATGGTGGAACTGGAAGATGAAGCCCAGTTCGCGCCGGCGGAAGTCGCTCGCGGCCCTCGCGCTGGCGCTCAGGAGATCGCGACCGGCGAAGGAGAGGCGACCGGCATCCGGCCGGTCGAGCGTGCCCAGGATGTGCAGCAGCGTGCTCTTGCCGCTGCCGCTCGTGCCCTGGATCGCGAGGGTCTCGCCGGCCGCGAGGCTCAGGCTGCAGTCGCGCAGGACCTCCACGCGGCGGTGCGCCGTCACGAAGCTGCGGGCCAGGCCCTCGGCGCGGAGCAGTTCAGGCACGGATCCCCCCTTCCCCCTGGAGCGAGTCCAGCGGCCGGCGCCGCAGGGCCTCCAGTCCCGGCAGGACGAGCGCGAAGAAGGCCACCAGCACCGCAGCCCCCGCGATGCTCAGCACGAGCGCCGGGGTCAAACGCGCCGGCAGGTGATCGATGAAGTAGACCTCCCCCGGCAGGGGCAGGGGATGCGCCGAGAACCAGGCGATGAGGCCGGCGCCGAGCAGGCCACCCGCGAGGACCCCGACCAGCCCGAGCAACCAGCCCTCCAGCAGGTAGACGGCCAGCACGGTGGCGCGGCTCGCCCCCAGCGCCAGCAGGAGGCCGATCTCCCGGCTCCGCTCGGTGACGATGATCGTCATCGAGCCGGCGATGTTGAAGCCCGCGACGAGGATGATCAAGCTGAGCGCGAGGAAGAGCACGCTGCGCATCGTGCGGATCCAGCGGAAGATCTCCCCGTTGAGATCCTGCCAACTGGCCACCTGCCAGGCCGTCGGCGAGAGGCGGCCGCGCAGCAGAGCGACGACCGCGGGCGCTGCCTCGACGCTGGCTAGACGGAGCCCGAGGCCGTCCCCGCCCTGCCCGGCGCGAAAGGCGCGCCGGGCCGCGCCCAGCTCGATGTAGGCGAAGCGGCGGTCGAACTCGTAGAGCCCCGTGCGCACGGTGCCCAGCACGAAGAAGCGGCTGTGGCTCGCGCGCCGCTCGGTCCCCTTCGCTTCGAGCAGGGTGGTGAAGGTGACCGTCTCCCCCGGCAGCACGCCCAGCTCCTCCGCCAGCGCGGCGCCGAGCAGCACCCCGGGACCCTCGGGACCGGCGAAGCCCGCGAAGGGCGGGTCGCAGGCCGCGAGCACGCGCGTCACGGCCGGCTCCCGCACCGGATCGACGCCGCGCAGGATGATGCCGCGCAGGCGCAGCGCGCTGCCCTCGCCGCTGGTCAGCACGC from bacterium encodes:
- the lpxA gene encoding acyl-ACP--UDP-N-acetylglucosamine O-acyltransferase gives rise to the protein MSKRISESSGQGGAIHPSAIVEAGARLGAGVSVGPFSIILAGAEIGDGCEIGSHVRIEASVRLGPNCRVFQGAVLGSPPQDLKFRGEATRLVIGEGCVIREYATLNPGTGAGSETQVGVGCLLMAYTHVAHNCRLGDHVILANSVNLAGHVSVEDYASVGGVTPVHQFVRIGAHAFVGGGSRVAQDVPPFLRGAGNPLVITGPNSVGLQRRGFSAESIRALHRAHRLLYRGGLNTSQALARLEAELGAVAEVRQLIDFVRASARGIVK
- a CDS encoding bifunctional UDP-3-O-[3-hydroxymyristoyl] N-acetylglucosamine deacetylase/3-hydroxyacyl-ACP dehydratase, producing MIRQQRTLARELVYAGIGLHTGNPVRMRFLPAPPNTGIVFRRIDLAPPVEFPVHVDFSPAVSEAFRNTTLTRDGHSIHTVEHVLATLTGLGVDNVIVELDSNEPAEPPTGSCEDYVRRIKEAGIVGQGAPVRYFEVKQPISLVENEIELLALPYDGFRISFTIKYDEPVLGTQYASFDITPQIFEEELAAARTFVLWDDVERLRAQGLIKGGTMDNAIVVGAQGIMNETPLRFPNEFVRHKILDLLGDLTLVGQPIKGHIISHRSGHMSNGKFARLLASAAARADRTYIGDAPLAWNIRDIMRIMPHRYPFLLVDRLVEMVDGERVVGIKNVTINEPFFNGHFPDHPIFPAVLILEAMAQTGGILLLSTVDNPTGKLVYFLGIDGARFRRPVLPGDQLRFELTMLRLRKSGCKMRGEAFVDGQLVAEAELMAQVIPR
- the lpxD gene encoding UDP-3-O-(3-hydroxymyristoyl)glucosamine N-acyltransferase, coding for MPKADARRRAVLTYEPRGADSARRLSLRAIAEALGGDCEGDPDLLITGIAGIREAEPGQISFLANGRYLGYVKATQASALIVGRQTEVNGLPAVRVDDPYLCFLKAIQLFSQPLRGTFPPGVSDLARVAASARLGAGCHVGDFVHIGEDCVIGERVVLMPGAVVLARVAIGEDSLIFPNVTVREDSQLGRRVIVHAGAVVGSDGFGYAWDGTAHRKIPQIGRVEIGDDVELGANVCIDRATTGVTRIEAGCKIDNLVQIAHNVRIGRNSIVVAQVGISGSTRVGENVKIAGQAGIIGHIEIGDRAQVGEKAGVTKSVEAGTAVSGYPARPHDQAMRLQAVLARLPELARRVRELEEELGRLRAELAERREPRP
- a CDS encoding OmpH family outer membrane protein; the encoded protein is MRRLSALCLACLLAALPGAARSADLKVGVLDVQGLFQNYEGYAEALKIFNKDLEAWQAQKKQMLDELLAARENFSVQRLMMTPETQQERQAEIAQMEGELYQFEQEKFGPEGEAARRNMELSEPIYEKIRQAVKQIAEEDGYDLVFDVNGVLVYWRPEISLDARVAAVINAKG
- the bamA gene encoding outer membrane protein assembly factor BamA codes for the protein MLRRVMALRLLLFTAALALGSSPAWGQRFTVDSLRVSGERSVPAERIALEFGVAKGDTLEREALAEAVRRLQRSRRFAQIEVLATPAGPGGAWLELRVREHPRVTALRWEGLDHVEQKDLEGAIRLTQGSYLRPYLLEEAKTAILAHCQEKGYHAAAVVGAVTESDGAATVTFTLSEGEKTKLSDLRFEGNRYFSAGDLRDVVGSKPKRLFIPWSWGNANAYQPDSIAVDVARLTEAYNQAGFLDAKVVETRREFTPKKDDVTITYRIEEGERYRFGDLRWRGNSALGDSALAAVLPFQAGSPFDGWALDRAVAGISAALYDQGYLYNQVRPQRQLQELRVDLTLEIVEGPLARVREIVVAGNDRTLDKVIRREIKIFPGDLFSREKVIRSHRDIFMLRFFDDVQFEPRSDPATGEVDLVYKVVERSTGNFGAGITYSEATSVTGFVQVGADNFRGRGQQISFQWEFGSRVNLFNVGFTEPWFRDRPITLSGNVYRSRSELYRDYYKNEKLGFSLGAGRPFPWLEYSRMSATYRLESIRLFDFSPAYLDAGGPLAARDWPEVESSMTFSFWRDSTDSPFLPRLGTRSRFSAQYAGGVLGGNLDYQRYLVNYTWYQRALGPLVLRFHQTLGLVDGLEHPGQVPDQERFRLGGNRTNPLRGYEDSSVVPYGNSAFLGGRAMTTGTVELVLGVGNNVQIVAPFFDFGGTWNSLAEADFTTLKRSLGFGARVEIPLMGVLGFDWGYPGDPAAGEDRGRFHFKMGTDF
- a CDS encoding ATP-dependent Clp protease ATP-binding subunit — its product is MNDRFTERVRKVLFLARDEASRLQHEYIGTEHLLLGIVREGEGIAAKVLKKMGLDFEQIRLAVEKLVAATGGTVTIGEIPFTPRAKTVLELSVEEARLLGHNYVGTEHLLLGLIREGEGVAARVLLDLGADRKKVREEILKLLGASGGQRKSPRREKSETPALDQFGRDLTQYAAEGKLDPVIGRDKEIERVIQVLCRRKKNNPVLIGEPGVGKTAIAEGLAQHIVENKVPKILKDKRICTLDLASVVAGTKYRGQFEERLKSVINEIRESSDVIIFIDELHTIVGAGGAEGAIDASNMLKPALARGEMQCIGATTLDEYRKHIEKDGALERRFQMVLVNPPSEDETIAIIRGLRDKYEAHHKATFTDEAIVQSVRLAQRYINNRFLPDKAFDVIDEAGARARLAVSAIPKELVEMERQVERLEQEKESAIQSQEFESAARLRDKEKELRARLESLRIEVEENVSEERAVVDVEDICKVISEMTGIPVTSVEEREGEKLLRMEEVLAERVVGQAEAVAAIATAIRRNRAGLRDPRRPIGSFLFLGPTGVGKTHLARQLARFLFDSEDQLLRIDMSEYMEKFAVSRLIGAPPGYVGYDEGGYLTEKVRRKPYSVILLDEIEKAHPDVFNILLQILEDGQLTDSFGRTVDFKNTVVLMTSNLGVRQLKESKTMGFLSLRSDVGEHQDMARKIMEEVKRVLSPEFLNRIDDMVVFHSLGRPEMSRILEILVGDLQARLAEQGFSFLLDDAAKDLLIDRGFDPSLGARPLRRALQRYLENPLAEQILSGKLRRNRPVVVGVLEGELRFSQGDAKGGRPQPAPADPAPTRAD
- a CDS encoding ABC transporter ATP-binding protein, translating into MPELLRAEGLARSFVTAHRRVEVLRDCSLSLAAGETLAIQGTSGSGKSTLLHILGTLDRPDAGRLSFAGRDLLSASARAASDFRRRELGFIFQFHHLLPEFSALENVALPALIGGARRAAASARASELLAQVGLGARSEHRPGELSGGEQQRVAVARALIARPRLVLADEPTGNLDAGTGLEVATLLFALCAEAGAGLLLVTHDQALALRAARRLRLADGRLSPD
- a CDS encoding ABC transporter permease → MSFSLWLALQHLARARRSGFLGRVSILAACGVAVGVATLLTVFAFVQGFQTEVLALLTDMNPGVFVTATERGALDLESGGLDWIAAAPGVAGASPFIQQKGVLTSGEGSALRLRGIILRGVDPVREPAVTRVLAACDPPFAGFAGPEGPGVLLGAALAEELGVLPGETVTFTTLLEAKGTERRASHSRFFVLGTVRTGLYEFDRRFAYIELGAARRAFRAGQGGDGLGLRLASVEAAPAVVALLRGRLSPTAWQVASWQDLNGEIFRWIRTMRSVLFLALSLIILVAGFNIAGSMTIIVTERSREIGLLLALGASRATVLAVYLLEGWLLGLVGVLAGGLLGAGLIAWFSAHPLPLPGEVYFIDHLPARLTPALVLSIAGAAVLVAFFALVLPGLEALRRRPLDSLQGEGGIRA